AGGCCGTCCAGCAGTTACGGGCTCAAGGTATGTCGAAGGCGGCGATCGGGCGCAGGCTCGGCCTGCACCCGGCCACGGTCCGCAAGTTCACCGACGCCGCCTCGGCGCACGAGCTGACCGCGAAGACCGAGCAGCGCGCACACCTGATCGACGACTACGTCGAACATCTACACCGGCGCTGGAACGAGGGCGAGCGCAACGCCACGGCCCTGTTCCGAGAAATCGTCGCGCTCGGCTACCCGGGTGGCGAGCTGGCGGTCCAGCGTTACCTGCGCCGATTCCGTCACGGTCGCGGCCACGCACCGCTACCGGCGCGCGGTGCGGGCGCGTGGTCATTTCCCCACTGAGCCTTTCCCAGTAGCCCGGATCTTTCGTCGGGCAGTCCTGGCTTGATCGACACCGGTGCTGGCCGGTGTGGCGGGGCCTGATTGTGCCCGTTGGGTGTGACAGTTCGGCCGAGGTCGCTCGGGGCGCCGGGTCCACGGGTCCGGTCGGTTTCCTGGGTCGTCGCGACGGAGGGTTCGTGCTCAGCCGGGAACAGCGAGCGTGCGCAGCCGGGCGAGGCCGTCGCAGAGCAGTTCGGCCCAGGGTGCGTGCGCAGGCAGGTGCAGCACGGTTCGGCGGGCGTGACGGGCTCGCTGGGCGGGCATCGAGAACAGCCGCAGCCGGAGTCGTTTCGGCTCCCAACGGCGTGCCGGGTGCCCGGTGTAGGCGAGCATCTGCGCCCAGGCGGTGACCTCGCAGGCGAGCGCGACCACGGCCTGCCAGATCCGGTTCTGGTCGAGCTCGTGCAGTGGCAGGTTCGTGAGCCCGGTGTCCTTCGCCGCGCGGATGCGGTCCTCGGCGCGGGCGCGGCGGCGGTGTCGCAGCTCGAGGTCGGCGAGTTGGCGGCCGGGGCCGCCGGGGCGGGTGTTGGTGGCGAACGCGGTGTAGCGCAACCCGTCCCGGTCGATGAACCGCAGCTGCGCGCCCGGGTGTGGGCGTTCGCGGCGCACGATCACCCGCATCCCGTCCGGCCAGGTCCCCAGGTTCATCAAGCCGGTGGCCTCGATGACCCACGCGCCCGGGCGGGGCTCACGGTCGGCGTCGAGCGCGGTCTGCCAGTCCGCAGCCGGGAGAGCGGCGAGCTGGTCGACCAGTTCCTGGGTGAGGCTGAACCCGACCGAGTAGGACAGGCGCTGCCCGGTCAGCCAGTCGAGGAGCTCGTGGGAGGCGCCGGCACCGTCGATGCGGATCAGTACCTTCCGCCCGGGACGGTTGCCGGGTTTGTGGTCGGGGAGCTGGCGCAGGGCGGCGCGGATGACGGTGACGTGATCGGCGGCGGTGTTCGACCCCGCATTGCCCGGCCGCAGCAGCGCCGCGAGAGGCTCTCCGGTTCCGGCCGCGCCGTGGTCGCAGAACGCCCACAACGGATGGTGGCCGAAGCCCTTCTTGAACGTCGGTGCGGCGCCCTGCTTGTCGGAGTGGGCGGTGACCAGGGTGGCGTCCACGTCGATGACCAGCGGTTTCGCTGCGTTCGTCTGGTGGTCGGGGGCTGCGGGCCCGGCCAGTGCCCACGCCTTCGCCCGTGCTGCGGCGCGGGCGGTGTCGATCGCGGCCAACGCCGCGGCACCGTCGGCGGCGAGGCGGTCGACCGTGCGTGAGACCGTCGGGTCCGACGCCACCAGACCGAACAGGGTGGGCTCGGCACGCAGCAGGGCGATGTCGGACAGGCAGTCCCCGCCCGCGGCGAGGGTGAGCGCGAGGTCGAGCAGAACCTTCGCCGGGTCGTGCACCGCCAGCCGCGGCCGCCACGGCTCCAGCCCAACCGACAGGGCTCGGTCCAGGCCGACCTTGGCGATGGTCTCGGTCAGCAGCCGCGTCCCGGCGTGAGACACCACCGTCGTCGCAGCCGTGTCGATGTCCGGGCACGGGTAGAACC
This portion of the Pseudonocardia sp. HH130629-09 genome encodes:
- a CDS encoding IS1380 family transposase; this translates as MKKAIGFYPCPDIDTAATTVVSHAGTRLLTETIAKVGLDRALSVGLEPWRPRLAVHDPAKVLLDLALTLAAGGDCLSDIALLRAEPTLFGLVASDPTVSRTVDRLAADGAAALAAIDTARAAARAKAWALAGPAAPDHQTNAAKPLVIDVDATLVTAHSDKQGAAPTFKKGFGHHPLWAFCDHGAAGTGEPLAALLRPGNAGSNTAADHVTVIRAALRQLPDHKPGNRPGRKVLIRIDGAGASHELLDWLTGQRLSYSVGFSLTQELVDQLAALPAADWQTALDADREPRPGAWVIEATGLMNLGTWPDGMRVIVRRERPHPGAQLRFIDRDGLRYTAFATNTRPGGPGRQLADLELRHRRRARAEDRIRAAKDTGLTNLPLHELDQNRIWQAVVALACEVTAWAQMLAYTGHPARRWEPKRLRLRLFSMPAQRARHARRTVLHLPAHAPWAELLCDGLARLRTLAVPG